From the Emys orbicularis isolate rEmyOrb1 chromosome 19, rEmyOrb1.hap1, whole genome shotgun sequence genome, the window TCAGGatccctgggttctgttcccggctctgccaATGACCCACTTCtaggcctcggtttcccctccctccctgtgtctcTTTAGACTGAGccagtggggcagggactggctctcatTAGGTGTCTGTGCAGTCCCTGGGGCCCGGATctcgggttgggggggggcacagtGCGGCCCTGTTCTGGGTCAGGATCCGTGCGGCACCTGGGACAAAGGGGGCCCAGTCTCAGTTCGGGGGGGCccatgcagcacccagcacaatgtgtgggtgggggggggtccggATCTTGATTGTGGCATCTGGGTGCTCTTGAAATACTGATCACTCAGCTCACGACCGTACAGCAGGGCCTGATCCCCAGAAACAGGCCGAACCCTGGCTCTGAAACCGCAggctggccctgctcctggctccccctgggccccgggcccagccccgccagcctgcccccttcccaccaccGCTGAGTGGCTTTCCCTTTCGTTCTAGCCAAAGGTCGGCCCGGCGCCCCGCCCTGACGCAGCCACCGCTCCCTGGGTACACACACCGGCTTCCCAGGTGCAGCTCAGGGCCAGCAGCTCCCGGgttggctggggctgggaacccaggggagaggggctgctgggatcccctccctctctccctggggaCAGCTACAGACTCCTCAGCCCTGGCCCCGGGACGTGCCCCACACATGCCGAGAGTGTGGCATGCACGGGAGAGACACACGGACGGGTGCACTCCCGGAGGTGCTGCTGAGACAGGCGGAGAACGTTTTAGGGGAGATAAAGCCCCCATCTCCGTGTGGGATGCACCTGTCTCTCTACAGCCCTCCAGGGCCCCCTGGacgcccccccccgcctcctgtaCCCCTAGATCCTCTCTCTGCACCCCCCCCATCACCTGCTTCTTCCAGGCCTTGTCCGACTCCGGCATGGCCGGGGTGTCTTACCCCAGGGGTCACTGTCTTTGCCAGCCCCACTTCTGCCCCACGGGAGCCTTGCGGGAAGCAGCAGGAGAGCAAATCTGGGTGCCCGTTACCCCCACTATCTGGATGCCCCCGCTGACCCGTTGGCGACACTCACTGGGCACAAGTGGGATCTCAGTCATGAGGCAGCCAGGAAGAGGGTCCCACTGCACTCATCCCATGGGAACAGCTCCCGGTCACAGCCGGCGGTTGGGCTGGAACGGTACCGAGCCCCAGCGTTTCTCACCAGCGGCCCTCAGAGACGGTCAGTGTCATTAGCTCCATGTTacggatggggaaaccgaggcacagagtgcCGGTCGCACAGGGAGTCAGTGACAGCTGgccatagaacccaggagtcctgactctcaggccTCCGTTCTCACCACTAGGCCCTGCTCCTTCCTGGAGTTGGAAAGAGAACCCGGgtatcctgactcccagaccccaGTTCTAGGTATGAATCAATGCTCCCACCTGGTtccagggaaagaacccaggagtcctgcctcctagGCCCACTGCTCTAACCAGCACTGCCTTCCTCCAGCTGCCTCTAGACCCAGTTTGCGCAGACCCCGGTGCGCGCCCCCCTTACCTGGCTGGCTGCGGCGCGGCTCCTGCCCGTCGGCCGCCCCCTGGGCATCCTGGGGCAGGACCCAGCCGTACAGACAGTGCCTCTGCTTCTGCAGCTCCTCTTCCCTCTTCTGGGCCTCCTGCACCTCGAGCTCCAGCCGGGACTGGGGGCTCCTGGAGCGCAGTCTGAAGAACGGGTTGCCCTGGGCCGAGGGGCTCTGCTCCAGGGGGGGCTggcggccggggctggggcgcAGCAGGGTGCTGGGCTCCAGGATGACCACCTTGGCCCGGCTGTTGGCCTCGGTGAAGGACGGTCCCCGGGGGCCCTGATCCGGGGGGGTCTCggcgctgctgctgcaggtgacCCTCACCGGCTTCCTGGGGGAAAGGGGCTCGGGGATGGGCTGGTGCTCGAAGAGCATCTtcttctcctgcagctcctggggggtGCCCCGGTCATAGGTGCCCCGCACCTGGCCCAGATGCATCAGGTCTTCCTCGCggagcctctcccgctggatctCCCGCTGCATCTGGGCCCCGGCCCACTGGCGCTCCTTCTCCTTGGGCAGCTGGGCGGGCAGCTGGGCCTGGCTCAAGATGGGCTTCACCCGCACCTCCACGTACTCCTGGGTGCTCCGCGGGCTGGCCATGCCCCGCTGCCGCCTCAGGGTCTCCTCCCTCTCCTGGTGCAGCCGGATCTCCCGCTCGATGGGGGTCTCGCCGCCCggcttcagggccggagcggctTCGCCGTCACTGGAGGGGTCCCCATTCTCCATGCTCTGCTCCGAGGCAGCTCCTGGCTCTTTGGCCCCAGCTGGGTCCCCGGCACTGGTCGGCGCGTCAGCACCGGCTGGAGCTGTGGCACTGCCCAGATCGCTGGGAGCAGCTGGATCGTCACCGGTCGGATCTGTGGCACCGGCGGTCTCTCGCGGACCGGCTGGATCTTTGGTACCAGTCAGATCCCTGATACCAGCTGGAACTGCAGCTGGACCCGTGGCACCGTCTCCCCCGGGCGAGGTCTCTCGGGGCCCGGCAGCGCTGGGTGGCACCTCGCTCGGCTCAGATTCCAGCACAGCCCCAGCTCCGACCTCACCCCGGGGTTTATTGTTGTCACCGGCTCCACCTGCCGAGCTGCCAGCTGGTCCCTCCCTCCAgccttccccgccccccggctcccagctgctgtcgCAGGCCAGGTGGGCAGGCCCAGAGGAGTCACCAGTTGCCACGGGAGACCTTGGCACGGCCGCCTCAGGCCTGgcgcctgctgccccctgctggctgcaagGGGCAAGGTCCCCCGGTGCCAGCAAGGGTGCCCCTGGCACCAGCGTGCCATCCGGCTCGAGTGGACAGCTGCCATCCTGGCCCCCCTGGGCACCAGCGCTGACCAGCGCCAGGGGTCCCTGTTCCCCAGACGGTTGCGGACCCTTTTCGGACTCCTCCGCCAGCTGCTCCGACCCTGGGGCGGTGGTCGGTGACTCGTCCCCGTGCAGGCCGGGCGCCTTCTCCTCGCCCGTCTCTGTGCCCGCCGCCTCGGCACTCTCTTGGCAGCCCTGCTCGGAGCCGGCACTCAGCTTTGGCTCCCCGGGGCTCGCTTGGCAGACGGCGTCAGCAGCTTGAGGTGGCTCCGAGGAGGGGGCGGCACCAGGAGGGTCACCAAGGACGTCACCGTTGCCTGAGGCATCAGCCGGgtctggctgtgctgggggagcggggcaggtgCCGCGGTGAtctgcctggctgcccccctcacctggggcagcaggggacggTCCGTGTGTTGGTGCCTCATCCTGGCAAGTGGCGCCAGGGGGCTCGAGTGCCCCAGGCTCCCTCTCTTGTGTGATGATGGGATCAGCGCCGCCTTCCCCTGGCCTGTGGCCCTTCCCGGGGACATCCATGCCCTCCCCGTCTGGGCATGGGCCAGCGGGGGCATCCCCCTGACACCCCCCTGTGGCAGAGGGTGGCAGAGACGTGGCCTCCGTCGCCatcagggccgggctggggctcTCCAGCGAAACCTAGGGCAGGAAGAGATGCCAGGGTGAGTGCCTGGGGCTGCCCCTCACCAGCGCACACCAGGGCGGGAGAGGGGGGATTAGATTTGGGGGTCAGAGGGgagcggagcctgggaggggcgGCTTAAGGGGCATAAACCAGGTGAGTGCTGTGAGAAATCCGAGGCTCTCAAACTACTCCGTCACCCAGCTGATTTTCCACTTTGCCAGGGTCACCCTGAGGATGGAGGCTCGTGACGCGAGGGCGCCCGCTGCTGGCACCTGCCTGGTACCAATGTGAAGGGCTCCCCCAGGCatcacagtggggggaggggggcgtccTTCTAGCTTTAATTACCAGGCACCCGGAAGGGTaagaggtcctggggggggg encodes:
- the MISP3 gene encoding uncharacterized protein MISP3, translating into MDVPGKGHRPGEGGADPIITQEREPGALEPPGATCQDEAPTHGPSPAAPGEGGSQADHRGTCPAPPAQPDPADASGNGDVLGDPPGAAPSSEPPQAADAVCQASPGEPKLSAGSEQGCQESAEAAGTETGEEKAPGLHGDESPTTAPGSEQLAEESEKGPQPSGEQGPLALVSAGAQGGQDGSCPLEPDGTLVPGAPLLAPGDLAPCSQQGAAGARPEAAVPRSPVATGDSSGPAHLACDSSWEPGGGEGWREGPAGSSAGGAGDNNKPRGEVGAGAVLESEPSEVPPSAAGPRETSPGGDGATGPAAVPAGIRDLTGTKDPAGPRETAGATDPTGDDPAAPSDLGSATAPAGADAPTSAGDPAGAKEPGAASEQSMENGDPSSDGEAAPALKPGGETPIEREIRLHQEREETLRRQRGMASPRSTQEYVEVRVKPILSQAQLPAQLPKEKERQWAGAQMQREIQRERLREEDLMHLGQVRGTYDRGTPQELQEKKMLFEHQPIPEPLSPRKPVRVTCSSSAETPPDQGPRGPSFTEANSRAKVVILEPSTLLRPSPGRQPPLEQSPSAQGNPFFRLRSRSPQSRLELEVQEAQKREEELQKQRHCLYGWVLPQDAQGAADGQEPRRSQPERPSYGKLDVTWPPPALSGSPQENGLDQVEKSPRSLRQKSALIQRWESGAVSNQETQE